The proteins below come from a single Poecilia reticulata strain Guanapo linkage group LG5, Guppy_female_1.0+MT, whole genome shotgun sequence genomic window:
- the uba3 gene encoding NEDD8-activating enzyme E1 catalytic subunit isoform X4 — protein sequence MAEMDEPMIVDGVCGGTCEWEGRWNHVKKFLERSGPFTHPDFEPSAECLQFLIDTCKILVIGAGGLGCELLKDLALSGFQNIDVVDMDTIDVSNLNRQFLFRSKDVGRPKADVAADFINNRIPGCHVVPHFKKIQDLDETFYRQFHIIVCGLDSIVARRWMNGMLLSLLVYEDGVVDQTSVIPLVDGGTEGFKGNARVILPGLTACVDCTLELYPPQINFPMCTIAAMPRLPEHCVEYVRILQWPKEMPFGDGVALDGDDPEHIQWVFQRSLERSAEFSITGVTYRLTQGVVKRIIPAVASTNAVIAAACATEVFKLATSAYVPLSNYMVFNDVDGLYTYTFEAERKENCSACSQIPQDLRFTPSSTLQEVLNYLTESTSLQMKSPAVTATVEGKCKTLYLQSVASIEQRTRPNLSKSLRELGLTDGQELAVADVTTPQTMLFRLCFTS from the exons ATGGCGGAGATGGACGAGCC GATGATTGTTGACGGAGTCTGTGGAGGCACCTGTGAGTGGGAAGGTCGATGGAATCACGTCAAAAAGTTCCTCGAGCGATCAGGGCCGTTCACGCATCCCGACTTTGAGCCCAGCGCAGAG TGCTTGCAGTTTTTGATAGACACCTGTAAAATCCTGGTCATCGGTGCTGGTGGGCTTGGATGTGAGCTGCTGAAAGACCTG GCTTTATCAGGTTTCCAGAACATCGATGTAGTTGACATGGACACGATAGATGTTTCCAACCTGAATCGTCAGTTCCTTTTCAG ATCAAAAGACGTAGGCCGGCCCAAGGCAGATGTTGCAGCGGATTTTATCAACAACCGGATACCAGGGTGCCACGTAGTACC gcattttaagaaaattcaaGACTTAGATGAAACGTTCTACAGAC AATTCCACATTATCGTCTGTGGGCTCGACTCCATCGTTGCCAGGAGGTGGATGAATGGCATGCTG cTATCTTTGCTCGTGTATGAGGATGGCGTAGTGGATCAGACCTCAGTTATCCCACTTGTTGATGGCGGGACCGAAGGCTTTAAAGGCAACGCCAGGGTCATTCTCCCAGGCTTGACAGCCTGCGTTGACTGCACACTTGAACTTTATCCTCCCCAG ATCAACTTCCCTATGTGCACAATAGCGGCAATGCCTCGTTTGCCGGAACATTGCGTCGAATATGTACGGATACTGCAGTGGCCGAAGGAGATGCCTTTTGGAG ACGGCGTAGCCTTGGACGGAGATGACCCAGAGCACATCCAGTGGGTGTTCCAGAGATCTCTGGAGAGGTCAGCAGAGTTCAGCATAACAGGAGTCACTTACAGGCTTACACAGG GTGTTGTCAAACGGATCATTCCAGCTGTAGCTTCTACAAATGCTGTCATTGCTG CTGCTTGTGCAACAGAAGTTTTCAAGTTAGCAACCAG CGCCTACGTACCTCTTAGCAATTACATGGTATTCAATGACGTGGACGGCTTATACACTTACACTTTTGAGGCGGAACGGAAG GAAAACTGCTCAGCCTGCAGCCAGATACCTCAGGATCTGCGCTTTACTCCTTCTTCCACCCTCCAGGAGGTTCTGAACTATCTGACTGAGAGCACCTCCCT gcaaatGAAATCACCTGCTGTAACAGCAACTGTTGAAGGAAAGTGCAAAACTTTATATCTACAG TCGGTTGCTTCAATCGAACAACGGACACGGCCAAACCTTTCCAAAAGCTTGAGAG agctGGGCCTGACGGACGGACAAGAACTGGCCGTGGCCGACGTCACCACACCCCAAACCATGTTGTTCCGACTCTGCTTTACCTCATAA
- the uba3 gene encoding NEDD8-activating enzyme E1 catalytic subunit isoform X2: protein MAEMDEPEKKRRRVVELTEKMIVDGVCGGTCEWEGRWNHVKKFLERSGPFTHPDFEPSAECLQFLIDTCKILVIGAGGLGCELLKDLALSGFQNIDVVDMDTIDVSNLNRQFLFRSKDVGRPKADVAADFINNRIPGCHVVPHFKKIQDLDETFYRQFHIIVCGLDSIVARRWMNGMLLSLLVYEDGVVDQTSVIPLVDGGTEGFKGNARVILPGLTACVDCTLELYPPQINFPMCTIAAMPRLPEHCVEYVRILQWPKEMPFGDGVALDGDDPEHIQWVFQRSLERSAEFSITGVTYRLTQGVVKRIIPAVASTNAVIAAACATEVFKLATSAYVPLSNYMVFNDVDGLYTYTFEAERKENCSACSQIPQDLRFTPSSTLQEVLNYLTESTSLQMKSPAVTATVEGKCKTLYLQSVASIEQRTRPNLSKSLRELGLTDGQELAVADVTTPQTMLFRLCFTS, encoded by the exons ATGGCGGAGATGGACGAGCC ggagaagaaaagaaggagagTAGTGGAGCTGACTGAGAA GATGATTGTTGACGGAGTCTGTGGAGGCACCTGTGAGTGGGAAGGTCGATGGAATCACGTCAAAAAGTTCCTCGAGCGATCAGGGCCGTTCACGCATCCCGACTTTGAGCCCAGCGCAGAG TGCTTGCAGTTTTTGATAGACACCTGTAAAATCCTGGTCATCGGTGCTGGTGGGCTTGGATGTGAGCTGCTGAAAGACCTG GCTTTATCAGGTTTCCAGAACATCGATGTAGTTGACATGGACACGATAGATGTTTCCAACCTGAATCGTCAGTTCCTTTTCAG ATCAAAAGACGTAGGCCGGCCCAAGGCAGATGTTGCAGCGGATTTTATCAACAACCGGATACCAGGGTGCCACGTAGTACC gcattttaagaaaattcaaGACTTAGATGAAACGTTCTACAGAC AATTCCACATTATCGTCTGTGGGCTCGACTCCATCGTTGCCAGGAGGTGGATGAATGGCATGCTG cTATCTTTGCTCGTGTATGAGGATGGCGTAGTGGATCAGACCTCAGTTATCCCACTTGTTGATGGCGGGACCGAAGGCTTTAAAGGCAACGCCAGGGTCATTCTCCCAGGCTTGACAGCCTGCGTTGACTGCACACTTGAACTTTATCCTCCCCAG ATCAACTTCCCTATGTGCACAATAGCGGCAATGCCTCGTTTGCCGGAACATTGCGTCGAATATGTACGGATACTGCAGTGGCCGAAGGAGATGCCTTTTGGAG ACGGCGTAGCCTTGGACGGAGATGACCCAGAGCACATCCAGTGGGTGTTCCAGAGATCTCTGGAGAGGTCAGCAGAGTTCAGCATAACAGGAGTCACTTACAGGCTTACACAGG GTGTTGTCAAACGGATCATTCCAGCTGTAGCTTCTACAAATGCTGTCATTGCTG CTGCTTGTGCAACAGAAGTTTTCAAGTTAGCAACCAG CGCCTACGTACCTCTTAGCAATTACATGGTATTCAATGACGTGGACGGCTTATACACTTACACTTTTGAGGCGGAACGGAAG GAAAACTGCTCAGCCTGCAGCCAGATACCTCAGGATCTGCGCTTTACTCCTTCTTCCACCCTCCAGGAGGTTCTGAACTATCTGACTGAGAGCACCTCCCT gcaaatGAAATCACCTGCTGTAACAGCAACTGTTGAAGGAAAGTGCAAAACTTTATATCTACAG TCGGTTGCTTCAATCGAACAACGGACACGGCCAAACCTTTCCAAAAGCTTGAGAG agctGGGCCTGACGGACGGACAAGAACTGGCCGTGGCCGACGTCACCACACCCCAAACCATGTTGTTCCGACTCTGCTTTACCTCATAA
- the uba3 gene encoding NEDD8-activating enzyme E1 catalytic subunit isoform X5, which translates to MEEQMIVDGVCGGTCEWEGRWNHVKKFLERSGPFTHPDFEPSAECLQFLIDTCKILVIGAGGLGCELLKDLALSGFQNIDVVDMDTIDVSNLNRQFLFRSKDVGRPKADVAADFINNRIPGCHVVPHFKKIQDLDETFYRQFHIIVCGLDSIVARRWMNGMLLSLLVYEDGVVDQTSVIPLVDGGTEGFKGNARVILPGLTACVDCTLELYPPQINFPMCTIAAMPRLPEHCVEYVRILQWPKEMPFGDGVALDGDDPEHIQWVFQRSLERSAEFSITGVTYRLTQGVVKRIIPAVASTNAVIAAACATEVFKLATSAYVPLSNYMVFNDVDGLYTYTFEAERKENCSACSQIPQDLRFTPSSTLQEVLNYLTESTSLQMKSPAVTATVEGKCKTLYLQSVASIEQRTRPNLSKSLRELGLTDGQELAVADVTTPQTMLFRLCFTS; encoded by the exons ATGGAAGAACA GATGATTGTTGACGGAGTCTGTGGAGGCACCTGTGAGTGGGAAGGTCGATGGAATCACGTCAAAAAGTTCCTCGAGCGATCAGGGCCGTTCACGCATCCCGACTTTGAGCCCAGCGCAGAG TGCTTGCAGTTTTTGATAGACACCTGTAAAATCCTGGTCATCGGTGCTGGTGGGCTTGGATGTGAGCTGCTGAAAGACCTG GCTTTATCAGGTTTCCAGAACATCGATGTAGTTGACATGGACACGATAGATGTTTCCAACCTGAATCGTCAGTTCCTTTTCAG ATCAAAAGACGTAGGCCGGCCCAAGGCAGATGTTGCAGCGGATTTTATCAACAACCGGATACCAGGGTGCCACGTAGTACC gcattttaagaaaattcaaGACTTAGATGAAACGTTCTACAGAC AATTCCACATTATCGTCTGTGGGCTCGACTCCATCGTTGCCAGGAGGTGGATGAATGGCATGCTG cTATCTTTGCTCGTGTATGAGGATGGCGTAGTGGATCAGACCTCAGTTATCCCACTTGTTGATGGCGGGACCGAAGGCTTTAAAGGCAACGCCAGGGTCATTCTCCCAGGCTTGACAGCCTGCGTTGACTGCACACTTGAACTTTATCCTCCCCAG ATCAACTTCCCTATGTGCACAATAGCGGCAATGCCTCGTTTGCCGGAACATTGCGTCGAATATGTACGGATACTGCAGTGGCCGAAGGAGATGCCTTTTGGAG ACGGCGTAGCCTTGGACGGAGATGACCCAGAGCACATCCAGTGGGTGTTCCAGAGATCTCTGGAGAGGTCAGCAGAGTTCAGCATAACAGGAGTCACTTACAGGCTTACACAGG GTGTTGTCAAACGGATCATTCCAGCTGTAGCTTCTACAAATGCTGTCATTGCTG CTGCTTGTGCAACAGAAGTTTTCAAGTTAGCAACCAG CGCCTACGTACCTCTTAGCAATTACATGGTATTCAATGACGTGGACGGCTTATACACTTACACTTTTGAGGCGGAACGGAAG GAAAACTGCTCAGCCTGCAGCCAGATACCTCAGGATCTGCGCTTTACTCCTTCTTCCACCCTCCAGGAGGTTCTGAACTATCTGACTGAGAGCACCTCCCT gcaaatGAAATCACCTGCTGTAACAGCAACTGTTGAAGGAAAGTGCAAAACTTTATATCTACAG TCGGTTGCTTCAATCGAACAACGGACACGGCCAAACCTTTCCAAAAGCTTGAGAG agctGGGCCTGACGGACGGACAAGAACTGGCCGTGGCCGACGTCACCACACCCCAAACCATGTTGTTCCGACTCTGCTTTACCTCATAA
- the uba3 gene encoding NEDD8-activating enzyme E1 catalytic subunit isoform X1 has product MFTVDIIAIYARLITDFIYPGAVEGGNMSRSVRNACLKKMIVDGVCGGTCEWEGRWNHVKKFLERSGPFTHPDFEPSAECLQFLIDTCKILVIGAGGLGCELLKDLALSGFQNIDVVDMDTIDVSNLNRQFLFRSKDVGRPKADVAADFINNRIPGCHVVPHFKKIQDLDETFYRQFHIIVCGLDSIVARRWMNGMLLSLLVYEDGVVDQTSVIPLVDGGTEGFKGNARVILPGLTACVDCTLELYPPQINFPMCTIAAMPRLPEHCVEYVRILQWPKEMPFGDGVALDGDDPEHIQWVFQRSLERSAEFSITGVTYRLTQGVVKRIIPAVASTNAVIAAACATEVFKLATSAYVPLSNYMVFNDVDGLYTYTFEAERKENCSACSQIPQDLRFTPSSTLQEVLNYLTESTSLQMKSPAVTATVEGKCKTLYLQSVASIEQRTRPNLSKSLRELGLTDGQELAVADVTTPQTMLFRLCFTS; this is encoded by the exons ATGTTCACTGTTGACATAATAGCTATTTATGCAAGACTAATCACCGATTTTATCTACCCAGGAGCTGTTGAGGGAGGAAACATGAGTCGAAGTGTCAGAAACGCCTGTctcaaaaa GATGATTGTTGACGGAGTCTGTGGAGGCACCTGTGAGTGGGAAGGTCGATGGAATCACGTCAAAAAGTTCCTCGAGCGATCAGGGCCGTTCACGCATCCCGACTTTGAGCCCAGCGCAGAG TGCTTGCAGTTTTTGATAGACACCTGTAAAATCCTGGTCATCGGTGCTGGTGGGCTTGGATGTGAGCTGCTGAAAGACCTG GCTTTATCAGGTTTCCAGAACATCGATGTAGTTGACATGGACACGATAGATGTTTCCAACCTGAATCGTCAGTTCCTTTTCAG ATCAAAAGACGTAGGCCGGCCCAAGGCAGATGTTGCAGCGGATTTTATCAACAACCGGATACCAGGGTGCCACGTAGTACC gcattttaagaaaattcaaGACTTAGATGAAACGTTCTACAGAC AATTCCACATTATCGTCTGTGGGCTCGACTCCATCGTTGCCAGGAGGTGGATGAATGGCATGCTG cTATCTTTGCTCGTGTATGAGGATGGCGTAGTGGATCAGACCTCAGTTATCCCACTTGTTGATGGCGGGACCGAAGGCTTTAAAGGCAACGCCAGGGTCATTCTCCCAGGCTTGACAGCCTGCGTTGACTGCACACTTGAACTTTATCCTCCCCAG ATCAACTTCCCTATGTGCACAATAGCGGCAATGCCTCGTTTGCCGGAACATTGCGTCGAATATGTACGGATACTGCAGTGGCCGAAGGAGATGCCTTTTGGAG ACGGCGTAGCCTTGGACGGAGATGACCCAGAGCACATCCAGTGGGTGTTCCAGAGATCTCTGGAGAGGTCAGCAGAGTTCAGCATAACAGGAGTCACTTACAGGCTTACACAGG GTGTTGTCAAACGGATCATTCCAGCTGTAGCTTCTACAAATGCTGTCATTGCTG CTGCTTGTGCAACAGAAGTTTTCAAGTTAGCAACCAG CGCCTACGTACCTCTTAGCAATTACATGGTATTCAATGACGTGGACGGCTTATACACTTACACTTTTGAGGCGGAACGGAAG GAAAACTGCTCAGCCTGCAGCCAGATACCTCAGGATCTGCGCTTTACTCCTTCTTCCACCCTCCAGGAGGTTCTGAACTATCTGACTGAGAGCACCTCCCT gcaaatGAAATCACCTGCTGTAACAGCAACTGTTGAAGGAAAGTGCAAAACTTTATATCTACAG TCGGTTGCTTCAATCGAACAACGGACACGGCCAAACCTTTCCAAAAGCTTGAGAG agctGGGCCTGACGGACGGACAAGAACTGGCCGTGGCCGACGTCACCACACCCCAAACCATGTTGTTCCGACTCTGCTTTACCTCATAA
- the uba3 gene encoding NEDD8-activating enzyme E1 catalytic subunit isoform X3 has product MSRSVRNACLKKMIVDGVCGGTCEWEGRWNHVKKFLERSGPFTHPDFEPSAECLQFLIDTCKILVIGAGGLGCELLKDLALSGFQNIDVVDMDTIDVSNLNRQFLFRSKDVGRPKADVAADFINNRIPGCHVVPHFKKIQDLDETFYRQFHIIVCGLDSIVARRWMNGMLLSLLVYEDGVVDQTSVIPLVDGGTEGFKGNARVILPGLTACVDCTLELYPPQINFPMCTIAAMPRLPEHCVEYVRILQWPKEMPFGDGVALDGDDPEHIQWVFQRSLERSAEFSITGVTYRLTQGVVKRIIPAVASTNAVIAAACATEVFKLATSAYVPLSNYMVFNDVDGLYTYTFEAERKENCSACSQIPQDLRFTPSSTLQEVLNYLTESTSLQMKSPAVTATVEGKCKTLYLQSVASIEQRTRPNLSKSLRELGLTDGQELAVADVTTPQTMLFRLCFTS; this is encoded by the exons ATGAGTCGAAGTGTCAGAAACGCCTGTctcaaaaa GATGATTGTTGACGGAGTCTGTGGAGGCACCTGTGAGTGGGAAGGTCGATGGAATCACGTCAAAAAGTTCCTCGAGCGATCAGGGCCGTTCACGCATCCCGACTTTGAGCCCAGCGCAGAG TGCTTGCAGTTTTTGATAGACACCTGTAAAATCCTGGTCATCGGTGCTGGTGGGCTTGGATGTGAGCTGCTGAAAGACCTG GCTTTATCAGGTTTCCAGAACATCGATGTAGTTGACATGGACACGATAGATGTTTCCAACCTGAATCGTCAGTTCCTTTTCAG ATCAAAAGACGTAGGCCGGCCCAAGGCAGATGTTGCAGCGGATTTTATCAACAACCGGATACCAGGGTGCCACGTAGTACC gcattttaagaaaattcaaGACTTAGATGAAACGTTCTACAGAC AATTCCACATTATCGTCTGTGGGCTCGACTCCATCGTTGCCAGGAGGTGGATGAATGGCATGCTG cTATCTTTGCTCGTGTATGAGGATGGCGTAGTGGATCAGACCTCAGTTATCCCACTTGTTGATGGCGGGACCGAAGGCTTTAAAGGCAACGCCAGGGTCATTCTCCCAGGCTTGACAGCCTGCGTTGACTGCACACTTGAACTTTATCCTCCCCAG ATCAACTTCCCTATGTGCACAATAGCGGCAATGCCTCGTTTGCCGGAACATTGCGTCGAATATGTACGGATACTGCAGTGGCCGAAGGAGATGCCTTTTGGAG ACGGCGTAGCCTTGGACGGAGATGACCCAGAGCACATCCAGTGGGTGTTCCAGAGATCTCTGGAGAGGTCAGCAGAGTTCAGCATAACAGGAGTCACTTACAGGCTTACACAGG GTGTTGTCAAACGGATCATTCCAGCTGTAGCTTCTACAAATGCTGTCATTGCTG CTGCTTGTGCAACAGAAGTTTTCAAGTTAGCAACCAG CGCCTACGTACCTCTTAGCAATTACATGGTATTCAATGACGTGGACGGCTTATACACTTACACTTTTGAGGCGGAACGGAAG GAAAACTGCTCAGCCTGCAGCCAGATACCTCAGGATCTGCGCTTTACTCCTTCTTCCACCCTCCAGGAGGTTCTGAACTATCTGACTGAGAGCACCTCCCT gcaaatGAAATCACCTGCTGTAACAGCAACTGTTGAAGGAAAGTGCAAAACTTTATATCTACAG TCGGTTGCTTCAATCGAACAACGGACACGGCCAAACCTTTCCAAAAGCTTGAGAG agctGGGCCTGACGGACGGACAAGAACTGGCCGTGGCCGACGTCACCACACCCCAAACCATGTTGTTCCGACTCTGCTTTACCTCATAA
- the uba3 gene encoding NEDD8-activating enzyme E1 catalytic subunit isoform X6, translated as MIVDGVCGGTCEWEGRWNHVKKFLERSGPFTHPDFEPSAECLQFLIDTCKILVIGAGGLGCELLKDLALSGFQNIDVVDMDTIDVSNLNRQFLFRSKDVGRPKADVAADFINNRIPGCHVVPHFKKIQDLDETFYRQFHIIVCGLDSIVARRWMNGMLLSLLVYEDGVVDQTSVIPLVDGGTEGFKGNARVILPGLTACVDCTLELYPPQINFPMCTIAAMPRLPEHCVEYVRILQWPKEMPFGDGVALDGDDPEHIQWVFQRSLERSAEFSITGVTYRLTQGVVKRIIPAVASTNAVIAAACATEVFKLATSAYVPLSNYMVFNDVDGLYTYTFEAERKENCSACSQIPQDLRFTPSSTLQEVLNYLTESTSLQMKSPAVTATVEGKCKTLYLQSVASIEQRTRPNLSKSLRELGLTDGQELAVADVTTPQTMLFRLCFTS; from the exons ATGATTGTTGACGGAGTCTGTGGAGGCACCTGTGAGTGGGAAGGTCGATGGAATCACGTCAAAAAGTTCCTCGAGCGATCAGGGCCGTTCACGCATCCCGACTTTGAGCCCAGCGCAGAG TGCTTGCAGTTTTTGATAGACACCTGTAAAATCCTGGTCATCGGTGCTGGTGGGCTTGGATGTGAGCTGCTGAAAGACCTG GCTTTATCAGGTTTCCAGAACATCGATGTAGTTGACATGGACACGATAGATGTTTCCAACCTGAATCGTCAGTTCCTTTTCAG ATCAAAAGACGTAGGCCGGCCCAAGGCAGATGTTGCAGCGGATTTTATCAACAACCGGATACCAGGGTGCCACGTAGTACC gcattttaagaaaattcaaGACTTAGATGAAACGTTCTACAGAC AATTCCACATTATCGTCTGTGGGCTCGACTCCATCGTTGCCAGGAGGTGGATGAATGGCATGCTG cTATCTTTGCTCGTGTATGAGGATGGCGTAGTGGATCAGACCTCAGTTATCCCACTTGTTGATGGCGGGACCGAAGGCTTTAAAGGCAACGCCAGGGTCATTCTCCCAGGCTTGACAGCCTGCGTTGACTGCACACTTGAACTTTATCCTCCCCAG ATCAACTTCCCTATGTGCACAATAGCGGCAATGCCTCGTTTGCCGGAACATTGCGTCGAATATGTACGGATACTGCAGTGGCCGAAGGAGATGCCTTTTGGAG ACGGCGTAGCCTTGGACGGAGATGACCCAGAGCACATCCAGTGGGTGTTCCAGAGATCTCTGGAGAGGTCAGCAGAGTTCAGCATAACAGGAGTCACTTACAGGCTTACACAGG GTGTTGTCAAACGGATCATTCCAGCTGTAGCTTCTACAAATGCTGTCATTGCTG CTGCTTGTGCAACAGAAGTTTTCAAGTTAGCAACCAG CGCCTACGTACCTCTTAGCAATTACATGGTATTCAATGACGTGGACGGCTTATACACTTACACTTTTGAGGCGGAACGGAAG GAAAACTGCTCAGCCTGCAGCCAGATACCTCAGGATCTGCGCTTTACTCCTTCTTCCACCCTCCAGGAGGTTCTGAACTATCTGACTGAGAGCACCTCCCT gcaaatGAAATCACCTGCTGTAACAGCAACTGTTGAAGGAAAGTGCAAAACTTTATATCTACAG TCGGTTGCTTCAATCGAACAACGGACACGGCCAAACCTTTCCAAAAGCTTGAGAG agctGGGCCTGACGGACGGACAAGAACTGGCCGTGGCCGACGTCACCACACCCCAAACCATGTTGTTCCGACTCTGCTTTACCTCATAA